The following nucleotide sequence is from Leopardus geoffroyi isolate Oge1 chromosome A1, O.geoffroyi_Oge1_pat1.0, whole genome shotgun sequence.
TAGTATTATTTGGACATTTATTGCTTTATAAATTAGAAGCAGCATCTAGACCCTAAGTGAACCACAGACTGTTGAACGTTTAAAGATCTTTATTGAGCCTCAATGCAAAAACGCCACTGACATGTGCAATCCCATGCAGAGAAAAGTGCTTTCAAACGTTCATTAATGAAGAAGCATTTTAGCAGAAAGTTAAATGTCCTTTAAAAGGACCTAGTCCAAGCCAAAGTGTAGCATTTAGCAGTATATTAGAAAACTGACCCAAAACTAAAGTCTTCACATTAATAAATCCAAAGTGATCAATTTCCAAGAATTACCATTTCTGGCCTGAAAACTACCATGTCCATTTCCAGCCTGAAAAGATTCTTTTGTTCGGTCTGAAATACCTGAAAACAGCAGGATACATAAtgaggaactagaaaaacaaagaagtaccTTGCTAACTCTTGAACGTTGAATTTCCAGCGAGTGTCAGGTTCTCGGAATATAACTTCATAGTTATTTTCAAGTGCCTGATTTttcaaaagtacataaaacatTGAAGACATGGTATGTATGTTTGGGAATGTTTATGCTGCCATTTAACATTTACTACAAATCTTTTCTAAGATTCCTTTTGTTTTACCAGTAATCCAAGGCCTTAGTTTATCTTACAAGTACCGTTGGTTCATTTCCATACTTAGCCACTCTCAGATTATATTATGGTTCCCAATGATAAGTTTTGGTCAATTTTATCTACTATGTAGGAAAATGATAAAGGTTCTTTGGGgacgtttttaaaaatagatagcTGAACTAAGTTTTAAATATCCTGCCCACATGTATGAGAAATGAATTCAGTGGCTTCTCAAAGTCCCTTATAGGATTATCACCGAGTTTTCTTCTGCCAAATGCCTTGTCCCATTCCTCATGCCTCAGTTAGAAAGTGAGGGTGCCCTAGGAACAgagcttatgaaataaaaatgatttcccaATACTCTTTACAAACTCTTCCCACCAAGAAGGGGCTTTCCCCGCTATGCAATACAGTCCGGCCCAAAGCACCGCGCCCCGTGTTCCTTGGGTGTACAGTTTGCATATAAACATCCAAATAATCTTTGCATTCATAAACTGGCTACTCCTTTCTCATCTCAAAATCTGAACTCTGTTGTCACTAACGTTTATTGTGTTacaaaatacagaatgaaaacaGCTAAGTAAAAAgatttcctcttcattcttgAGATTGAGATGGACCCTTCTAATTAGAAAAGGATTCAGATATCATAGATGGAAAATACCTAATTTCTGGATCTTAGTAATAGCTGTGGGTGGCTTAAAAAGACTGCACATtccagataataaaaaataagatgtcTTTCCTTAAGCCACTCTCCCACTACTCTTGGTTTTGAGTTGTGCCTTAATTAACTTGACTACTCATGTCCCCTTTCATTTCTCTGCCAAGTGGACTCTTGGTAACAACAAAATTGATGTTCATTCCTTCCTACATTCACCCAAAGTCCAACAGGCTGGGCCTAAGTAAACCGGATGGATGTACAGTTAGAGAAAAGCACACCTGCGTGTAAGCTCTTTTGCCCCCGGATTAAAAAGAagccatgaggggcgcctgggtggcgcagtcggttaagcgtccgacttcagccaggtcacgatctcgcggtccgtgagttcgagccccgcgtcgggctctgggctgatggctcagagcctggagcctgtttccgattctgtgtctccctctctctctgcccctcccccgttcatgctctgtctctctctgtcccaaaaaaataaacgttgaaaaaaaaaaaaaattaaaaaaaaaaaaaaaaaaaaaagaagccatgaaTAGATGCCACGAGCCCAGTTTCTTAGAGATACTCACTTTACCGTTAGACAAGTGGGGACTTGTATGACAAAATTAGACTACTCATCTGTCGTTTTCTTGCCCTGTGTGTTTCAGGATCTTTTCTCCTATCTATATGCCCAATAGGGAATGAAAACTTATGACCAAAAAAGGTGAAATATGTCTGAAAACAgatcataatttaaaatacaaacatagtTTTATTCCTCTTACTTTTCTATTCTGACAGTAGAGAGCTGAGTTATCTTTGTTTGcatctttatatttgtattctaGTATCTTAATAGGGTTACAGTGTTAAccctaaatatgttttaaaaccaaaaaaaaaggtcACCCCAGAACTCTCGTGTGGCAACACTAAACAGTACTGAAATCCCTGCCTGCCAAAGACAGTGTCCTATCAATATAACCTACAACTCGGCTAGCAGCACTGCCCACCCCAATATTTCTCTGCAAGCTTCAGACGGTGCCCCTGTGTATAGATGTCTCTTCTTTGGAAAGCAAGACAGAAAATCAAGACAGAAAAACCATCAAGAATTTGGACCAAGGAGTGTTTACAAATGTACCCTGAGGGGATATTAGCATCTTAGCAAGTTTCAGCCACTGAACAACAgagaaacactaaaataaaacctGTTTACCTGCTCTCTGAGAGAACTACTATTAATAAAGATGAGATCATGGCAGAtcggaaaaagaggaaagaacaaatgGTTCAATTTTCTCACAAAATTTCCGGAACTGAAAAATCAGAATGATGCTGTTTCCTACCATGACTGCATAGGGCTTCATTTCCCAGGCGTGGAGGTTGGTATTATCAATAATAATGGGGGATATGCCATTCCTCATTGCTTTTCTGGCTGCAACACAATGTTATATAACAGTGAGCAACATGCAACAATCAGAAGGGCGAGCGTACtccatattttgttatttttattacaggATGTCCTCATTACACAACTTTAGTGCCATCTATTTCAGAACCCATTAtcaataattttccttttcctggaatCTAGGGAGGTTATGCTCTGGCATTCTGTTTGGGGGGGGAAATGGCAGAACTTTTATTACACTCCTTCCATAAAACTTATTCTATGTGCACAATAGGATTTCCCGGGAATTTGGAAAGGAATTTGTCAcctcttttctggttccattcatgtgcttcctccaggaagtcagGATTGAACTCATAGGCACCGTCTTCCCTGAAGAAAAAATCATCCGTGCTGAAAATCAGAGCCCTGGGAAAGTCGTGTTGCAATTGTCTAGAAAGTGGGGAAATAAGAGATTACTTTATGACTAGGCACAGTCATTCTAGAAATTATCACCTTCCATCTCTAACATTCAGTGGTTTATAATTATGAGTCCACTAGGTTGTGTGTTGTTGAAATTCAACGCAAGAAGAGAGATGCTTGCTATTCATAGGAGGCGGGAGAAAACCGAGAGGCGGCTGTGTGTGCAGCACAACTCCTAAAACTCAGAAGTGTGGCCACCACATTGACTTCTGCTGCACCAAATGATTCTAGACACAACTCTGGAGGTTAAGGAGAAGGCATGATGACAGTGGGCACTAGTCCTCACTGCCGTTGCACAGTGGTGTACCAGTGCCCCCCACAGACCTGCCCTCGCGTGCCATGCCCCAGTGCCACAGCCCTCCCTTCCCCGAAAGGCTCTCCCCTGTCCTGGGTCCCATCTCCCTGGGGCTCTGTTCTCTGTAAGGACGCATCTGAGAAACTAGTTCTTGCTGAGGTATGATATAGACaaaagtgatgtgtgtgtgtgtgtgtgtgtgtgtgtgtgtgtgcatgtgtgtgcaccaCCCCTATTAAGGTAACATTTACATTTCACAGTGACCTAAACCAAATGAAAAACAGCACaccaggagaaggaaagaggtagACCCAGCATTCCCCATGCTTTCTTAAATCTCTATCACACTTctctaaatatgaaaatatcacagaaaaaagggaaaaccatCGTGGAGTGtcccctttaaaacaaaaaaaaaaaagcatactaaATTCTGCACAAAATCGAAGAGATGTTTCCACTTGAAATCCTTATTCAGACAATTTGGTGGTGGAGGCGGGGGGGTGCATATTATGGTAGGTAGTAACTGGGTAAATCTCTGAGCCTCCTCTCTCATCTGCACAAATCAAGGATGACTTCATCTATCTTGCTAGGTTATGACACTGAGCTAATAATGTGCAGAAACAGCAGATGCATCACCTGACACAATGAGTGTtggtttcttccctttttccctgcAGCACCAAAACAAATTTAACAGGCAAACAGAACATATGACAAAATGGATACAttcagaacaaagaaagagaaaaaaaagaataaaaaaggagaaagattgGAGGAAAAAAGATTGGAGAATGACAAGAAcaggaaatgcaaagagaaaagtcGAGCTGTGTAactgtgtgtgtttcttctcCACGAGAAGAGTTATCTTTAATCAGGAAAGAACAGAATGAGCATAAGGCACCGGAGCCCAGATCATAAATAAGGTCCCGGGTTGTTCTGAAAAGCTTGGGTTCAATTCTTGACTCTACGATATCCAGTCATGTCACCTATCTCTCTAAACTGTTTTCCCGACTGAAAACCACAGATAATAGTCACTACTTATGAAACAGGAGTTTCTAGTAAGGCTCAAATGAGATACgagaaaacattttgcaaatggTAAAGCACTTTTACAAATGTAAAGTACTGTTATTTTACCAATAATTATAACACAGGAGATCAACTTTACCGACCCAAACTGTTTATATGCCACAGTAATAAAATGCATTGGAGTGCATATGTAATCTCGAAATTACTGCGAGTGAATTAGTATTGCAGTGAATGGAAGAGatgaaaaaaccaaaataaagcaaatgcCTCAATTTTCAAGAATGAGTGAACACATTCCAgaaacagtaaataaacatttctgtcaGAATTCTTCAGAAGGCTTgatcacatttaaaaagaaagcagcacaggggctcctgggtggggctcagtcgTGAGCTTTCCGCTCTTGACTTCCACttgggtcctgatctcatggttcatgacgagccctgcatggggatctgcgctgacagcatgcagcctgcttgggattctctctctctgcccctctccagcctctctcaaaaataaataaacttaaaaaaaaaggcagcatagGTAGCTGATGGGCTGAGTTGGTAAACAGGGATATTCATTGGATGCCATGTTACATTTTGATTTAAACAGGAATCTGATGGTCTCTTGATAGCCTTGTGGAAAAACGTAGACAAGAAGATATGTTTTTTAATACCCAGAGGATATTAGATAACTCTCCaactcattaaacatttattgagcatttaataTATGCCAAGTACTGGGTGAAGTGTTAAggtatgataataaaataaaatagctgctTTCAAGGAATTCACAGCCTAGCCAAGGGGCCAGCTGACCTACAGATGAAGCACAAGAGAAGTCAGGGGCAGGAACAAGATCGGACAGGGAAGCATGAAGGAGATGATATTTGACTTGGATCTTGAGACATGAGAAAACGCTGTCGCTTGGGGAACGGGTTAAAAGCACAAggggtaaggggcgcctgggtggctcagtcggttaagtgtccaacttccactcaggtcatgatctcgcggtttgtgagtttgagccccacgtcgggctctgtgctgacagctcagagcctggagcctgcttcggattctgtgtctccccctctctctgcccctctcccacttgcactctgtctctctctgtctctccctcaaaaataaacactaaaaagcaCAAGAGGTAAGAGGAGGAAGCTAACGCTTTAGGGCTTGTTACGAGAAAGGAGCTCTAGGgataaacaagaatgaaaacaCTAAGGATTAAAAGTGGCAAATCATATTTGAAGCATTTCTCCACTCTGAATGCTACACAATTTAAAGAGAGATTTGGCAAGCTGGAATATGTCCGCAGAAAAGTGACCAGGTATCAGATGAGCAAAGATCATCAAAAGAATGTGCAGTGTTTAAACTGGGGGCAGGGtgtagatggggggggggggggttgtagaTTTGTATGATCTTCCTGAATAGTCATTCCTTCAGAAACTTGTTTTATCTTCACCTGAATGTTAAATTAGCACCGGCAGGTACAGTAGCATCTGGAACCTGCAGGACAATGAACACTCTCCTAGCTAAACAAAGAACTGATTAAGTAGACAAATCTTGAGATTCCCAAACTTAGGTGGAAGCAATAAATACCATTCCATCAGCTTCAGCAGTGATCAGGACAATGCATCAGCTCTAGCTTTCTGTATGGTGGTCAGGAGCCTCATGCATTGGGGAAAttgagagaatgaaaacaaaagaaaaggaaaaaaatagaaagacaatTACTTCCACAGAACCTTCAACTCCACAGCTCAAAGTCCCCCCTcaaattcacttaaaatgaaaactatcaGAGAAACTCAGGTACTAATCTTGATTTCACAACTTATTACTCTTCTGTGTAATTCTTTCTTTAATCATAAACACCCATGGAAACATATTCAGGTGTCTATTAGTCACTCACTCACTGACAGAGTCCAATATTACTATGTAATTTTGAGTTGGACCCCAACTTTCATATGTAAATTTTCCAACATGCAAAAGTAGACAGAATACAATCATTCCCCCAGTACCCATGACCCAGGGTCAACAGTTATCATAGCCAATCTCATTTCATTTGCTTCATACTTCAATTCACCAAATGTCCCATCAGTCCTCATATTTCCCTGATTGTCTCCTAAATGCATCCCTAGGACTGATTTGTTTGAAGCAAGAGCCAAACAAGATCCACACATTGTATTTGGATGCCAAATCCCCCACATCTCCCTATTCCatcacttttctctctcctttttattttcacctGAATTATTCCCCACAATCCCTCATATTTAGAAGATGTTCAAACCTTTAGAAATGAGTTGAAAGAATA
It contains:
- the N4BP2L1 gene encoding NEDD4-binding protein 2-like 1 isoform X2: MEESFLESFGRLSLQQQQQQQPRPPAPPPPRGTPPRRHSFRKHLYLLRGLPGSGKTTLARQLQHDFPRALIFSTDDFFFREDGAYEFNPDFLEEAHEWNQKRARKAMRNGISPIIIDNTNLHAWEMKPYAVMVFQTEQKNLFRLEMDMVVFRPEMKEHSWSPKRKNTPDEGTV